In Heyndrickxia vini, the sequence TTGCAAGGATTCCCTTATTGGTGTTCGACTAACACCTAGCGCTTCCGCAAGCTCGGAGTCATTTAGTTTTTCACCAGGCTTCAATGTGCCTTCAATAATCCATTGTTGGATTTGGTTAAATGCATTTTCCTTAGCGGATTTGCGCTTAGGTCTCAAATGATTAATCGGTATCGGCATGTCGATTCACCCTCAATAAAATTTTGTGTAATATCTATTATATAGTATACATGAAAAATCAAGGAAATGATATGCAATATATTACAGTGGAGGTGTTGGTTTTATACCAAGTGATATGAAAATTAAGGTTGACGTAAAAAATGTAGTTAGAATAATATGAAAATAGGAAATGTATGAAGGAGGATTATTATGCCAACAACTTTGTAATGGTTCGTTAAAATATATTTGTATGCTTGTTTTCATATGACCATTACAAGGGACGCATAGTGATTCTGTTGAAATCCGGCGGATACCTGATAAGGTCATTCCGCATGTAAAATACTACAATTGCTATTTAGCGTTCCTCATTAATAGGAGGAATAAATAGATGAGTAGTCAGTTGAGAGAGTTTCCAAGCGTTGAAACACAGCGATTAATTTTAAGAGAGCTTACAGTAGAAGATGCTTTTGATTTCTTTTCATATTATTCGGATCGTGAAATTTCAAAATACTTAGATTGGTATGGACCGCAATCCGAAGAACAAGCGATTAAAATGATTCGTTATTGGGAAAAGCAATTTCAAGAAGGTACCTTTATGCGATTCGGAATGGCGTCAAAGACCGATAATAAGATTATTGGTACGATTCCGATAAACCCCGTTCGTGGGCCTTTTGAGTGGAAACTTCCAATTGTTATAGGTTATGAATTATCACGTGATTATTGGAATCAAGGGTTGATGACAGAGGCTTTGAAGGCTGTCATTACGTATGTATTTGAAGGATTAAATAATCATCGTATCATTGCAGAGGTTTTTCCAGAAAATCTGGCTTCACTAAAAGTGTTAGAAAAGCTCGGTTTCCAAAAAGAAGGATTGTTAAAGCAGCATTTGTATCATGAAGGAACAAAAACCTGGCATGATGTGATTACATTGGCGCTATTAAAATAATGAATAAAGTTTAATTACAACCCGAATAATGGTCAAAGTTGGAAAGTGACCATTATTCGGGTTTCTATGTTCTGAGGTTACCTATTTCTTTTTTTCTCAATATAGTATTCGATGCCATCTAGAATTCTTTCAAGTCCAAATTCAAAATCATCTCCTACGTTATTTTCCTCGTTATTTTCTTCTGTATAGGCACCTGAAATAACGACATTGTAAAGGTCCGGAAAGCGTTCGGGTGTGACTAACTGCTTGAGTGCAGCACTATAATCCTGGCCACTTATGGCACTTTGCTTTTTCCCTGACTGAATCGCTTGGTTGAGATCTCGTTGAATCATTCCGGATGAGCGTGCATAACTACTTAATAAAAGTGCAACCGACATTTTTTCATGATCGTTTAATGGAAGTTCATTCATTCCACGCAATGCCCAGTCCACAATTTGAAGGTTGTTTGGGGTGAGAGGAACACTGGAGACCGGAATATCTCCAAACCAAGGATGCTTGTAAAAAACTCCAATACACGCTTGAACATACGTCCGCAAGTTTTCACGCCAAGTAGTTCCTTGTTTTATTGGTGGAATAGGGATATCGCATACTGCATCTTGCATAAGTAATAAAAGATCGTCCTTGCTAGGTATATATCGATAAAGTGACATAGGGGTAAACCCGAGCGAGGCTGCTACCTTGTTCATAGAGACTGCTGCAAGTCCGTCCTTATCAGCGATTGTTATCGCTGCATCAACAATTTGTTTTAAATTCATTTCCCGTTTT encodes:
- a CDS encoding GNAT family N-acetyltransferase, yielding MSSQLREFPSVETQRLILRELTVEDAFDFFSYYSDREISKYLDWYGPQSEEQAIKMIRYWEKQFQEGTFMRFGMASKTDNKIIGTIPINPVRGPFEWKLPIVIGYELSRDYWNQGLMTEALKAVITYVFEGLNNHRIIAEVFPENLASLKVLEKLGFQKEGLLKQHLYHEGTKTWHDVITLALLK
- a CDS encoding TetR/AcrR family transcriptional regulator, with protein sequence MNDQFEDNLPRGVALSWGLVKQPRRGPKREMNLKQIVDAAITIADKDGLAAVSMNKVAASLGFTPMSLYRYIPSKDDLLLLMQDAVCDIPIPPIKQGTTWRENLRTYVQACIGVFYKHPWFGDIPVSSVPLTPNNLQIVDWALRGMNELPLNDHEKMSVALLLSSYARSSGMIQRDLNQAIQSGKKQSAISGQDYSAALKQLVTPERFPDLYNVVISGAYTEENNEENNVGDDFEFGLERILDGIEYYIEKKRNR